The genomic DNA GCGCGACGGCATCAGCTGGACCCCGACGACCGCGACCTGGGCGCTCGTGGCCGCGGCCAGCGGCGACCCCGACCAGGCGCTCGAGCGGCTGCGGTGGCTCGCCGAGCACCGCACGGCGGAGGGTTCGCTGCCGGAGAAGGTGCTGGCCGACGGGCGGCCCGCGGCCGTCGCGCCGCTGGCCTGGACCGCCGCCGCCGTCGTCCTGGCGGCGGACGAGCTGGCCCGCGGGCCGGTGGGGAGCTCGACGGCGGAGGTCAGCGGGCGCTGACGATGCCCCAGACGAGCAGCAGGACGAGGGCGGCGACGCCGGCCACGGCCAGCAGCACGACGACGTCGGGGCCGCCCTTGTCGTCCGTCGGCTTCTTGACCACCGGCGGGAGCCCGCGGCGGGCGCGGTGCAGGTCGCGCCGACGCTCGTAGTCGTGCTCCACGGCCTTGCGGGGGTCGCGGTGGCCGTCCAGCTGGGCGGGGCCGGCGACGTACAGCAGGTTGAACACGACCAGCGTCCGGAAGCGGTACCAGAGCCCGAAGCGGTCCTCGGCCGGGATGTCGTCCTGGGTGCGTGCCATAACAGTTAGGGTACGAACTGTTGGCGTCCGCGTAAAGTTCGGCGGGTGGCGGCAGCAGAGCAGCGGACCGGGGTCGAGGCCGACCCGCTGGCCCTCGAGCGACAGGTGTGCTTCGCGCTGGCCGTGGCCGCGCGCAGCGTGATCGGGGTCTACCGGCCGATCCTCGAGCGGCTGGGCCTGACGCACCCGCAGTACCTGGTGATGCTCGCCCTCTGGGAGGACTCGCCGCTCTCGGCCACCGAGATCGGACGGCTGCTGCAGCTCGACCTGCCCACCCTCTCGCCGCTGCTCAAACGGCTGGAGGCCCTCGGGCTCGTCGACCGCCGCCGCAACCCCGACGACGAGCGCAGCCTGCGGGTGACGCTGACCGAGCAGGGACTCGCGCTGCGCGAGGAGGCGCTCGCGGTCCCGGGGGCGGTGATGGAGCAGCTCGAGATCACCGAGGAGGACGCCGTCGCCCTGCACGCGGCGCTCGTCCCCCTGATCGGGAAGAGTCGGGCCGCGCTCGCCCACCGGACGGGCGCTGAGCGACCCACCGGCTGAGAATCGGCTGTCACCCGAGCCCCTGGATCGTTCACCGGGAAGGGCCTGGGTAACAGTGGTGTGACGCCGCGCAGACCCCGTGCGGCACCGCACGTCAGGAGGAAGCCATGAGCACCGTCACCAGCAGTGTCGAGGTCGACGTCCCCGTCAGCACGGCCTACAACCAGTGGACCCAGTTCGAGTCGTTCCCGCAGTTCATGGACGGGGTGGAGTCGATCACCCAGGGCACCGACACGGCCAACCACTGGAAGGTGAAGGTCGGCGGCGTCGAGCGCGAGTTCGACACCCAGATCACCGAGCAGACCCCCGACCAGGTCATCGCCTGGCGCTCGACCGGCGGTGACACCGGCGGCCACTCCGGCCGCGTCGTCTTCACCTCGCTCGGCGCCGACCGCACCAAGGTCGACGTGGAGCTCGGCTGGGAGCCCGAGGGCATCGTCGAGAAGGCCGGCGCCGCGCTCGGCTTCGACCAGCGCCAGGTCGACAAGTCCACGCGTGACTTCAAGACCTTCATCGAGTCGCGCGGTGCCGCCACGGGCGAGTGGCGCGGCGACGTCAGCGGCGGCACGGCCTGAGTCGCACCCGCAGCACGACCGACGCCCCGGACCCCTCGAGGTCCGGGGCGTCAGTGCGTCCGGGCGTCCTCGGTCCCGCGGGCGGGAGCCGCTCAGCGGGCCCGGCGGGCGACGAGCGCGCCCAGCGGGTGCGAGCCGGCCTCGTGGCGCCGGTGGTCCTCGACGACGTCGAGGCCGGCCGCCGCCAGGGGACCGCTGAGCGCGTCGACCGACCAGAAGTACGCGGTGGTGACCGCGTGGTCGAAGGGCTCGCCGGGCGGGCCGGCGAAGTAGCCGAGCAGCAGGCTCCCGCCCGGCGCCAGCACCCGGCCGAGCTCGGCGAGCGCGGCGGGCAGCCGGGCCGGCTCGAGGTGGATGGTGGAGTACCAGGCGAGGACGCCGCCGACCGCGCCGTCGCGCAGCGGCAACGCCTCGAGCGACGCGCGGGCGAGGAGCAGCCCGGGCTGCGTGGCCCGGGCGTGGTCGAGGAAGGCGGTCGACACGTCCGCGCCGAGCACCGTCCGGTCGCCGTCGCGCAGCAGGCCGCCCCAGGTGCCGGGTCCGCAGCCCGCGTCCAGCAGGGCCCCGGTGGTCGTGCCGCGCCAGCGGGCGACGAGGGCGTGGTCGACCTCGGCCAGGTCGGCGAGGTCGCCGAACCGCGCCACGTACTCCTCGGCACGCGCGTCGTACGCGCGACCCACCGCCTCGCTCAGCCGGGGATGCTCCCACCCGCGCCGGGCGGGGCCGCGCTCCTCAGCGCAGCGGCGTGGTGAGCCCCAGCGGGTCGTAGAGGCAGGCGTCGCGGGCGGCCAGCACGGCCCCGGCCGCGACGGGCGGCTCGGCCTCGTCGGTGACGAGGATGCGGGTGTCGGCGTACGGGCCCTCGTGCACGCGGGCCCGCAGCTGGCGGTCGAGCGCCGGCAGCAGGAAGGGGGCCAGCCGACCGAGGTAGCCGCCGAGGACGACCGCGTGCGGGTTCACCGAGCCCACGACGTCGTCGACCGCGCGGCCGAGGGCGGACCCGGCCTTCTCGAGGGCCTCGACCACCCGGGTGTCACCCGCGTTGGCCGCGTCCACGAGCAGCGACAGGGCCGCGTCGGGGTCGGTGACGACGAGCTCGGCCGCGGCCTCCTCGTCGTGGAGCCCGGCCTGGACCAGCAGCTCCTGGACGCGGATCACCGAGTTGAGGCAGCCGTGACGCCCGCACCAGCACCGGGTGCCGTCGAGCTGCACGTGGAGGTGGGCCAGGTCGCCCGCGCCGCCGCCGGCGCCGCGGAAGATCTCGCCGTTCACGACGAGGGCGCTGCCGACCTCGCTGACGCCGCCGAAGTACGCGGCCACCGTGGACGACGCGTCGCTCAGCAGGCTGCGGGCGGCGAAGAGGCCGGCGAGGTGGAAGTCGGAGGAGAGCCCGACGCTGACGTCGGGCAGCCCGGCGTCGGCCAGCGCGGAGCGCACGGCCTTGCCGACGCCCACCCCGTCCCAGCCGAGGGCGCGCGAGGAGACCGACTGGCCGTCGGTGGCGACGTAGCCCGGGACGGCGATCTCGACGGCGACGAGCTGCTGACCCTCGGGCACGTTCGGGAGCTGCGCGACGATGACGTCGGCCAGCACGGCCGCGCCGTCGTGGTGCTCGGCGAAGACCGCCTCGGCGGTCTCCTGCCACAGATCGGTGCCGCCGACGGTGGCGCCGCGGACGTGGACGCGCTCGACCTCGACGTGCACGCCCATGACGCACCACGGCTCGCCGTCGAGGGCGATCGGGCGGGTGGGCCGGCCGGCACCGGGACGGCGGATCGGGTCGAGCTCGGCGACGAGGCGGCGGGCCCGGAGGTCGCCCACCAGGTCGGTCATCGTGGACACGCCCAGCCCGCACCCGCGGGCGGTGTCGTGCCGGCTGCTGGCACCGTGGTCGCGGAGGAACCGGAGGATCGCGGTGAGGTTGCTCTGCCGCAGCTCCCCCGAGCCGCCGCCGCGCGAGAGGCCGTCCTTGAACCCCGTCGCCTCGGCCATACGTATCCCTGCCATGAGATTGAACTTTAACCGTTGAAACAGAAACGGACGGCTGTTGGGAAACCCTGTGTGAATCTTGACGGAACCCGAACCTGGCAACGCTTTTCTCCCGTCAGCCCGGTCGGTCGTGCGCGAGACGTCTCGCGCACCGGAACCCCTGGTCACAGCCCGATAACGACAAATCCACGCCTGGTCTGAGAGCCCACGGTCCTGATGCTCGGCCTCCTCTCAGACTGTCTCACGTCCGCGACCCGCGGCGTGCGGAGCGGTGCGGGAGCCCGCACGGGACGACCCGCACCCGCCCGCACCGCCCGCACCCACCGACCCATCGCGTCGACCCCGGCCGGCCGGCGGCCCCCGATCCTCGTCGCCGGCCGTGCCGTTCGGTCCCCGCCACTAGGGTTCTCGTGCGCCGGCGCCGGACCGGCCCTGCAGCAGGGAGCCCGCCCCCGTGACCGTCCTCGGTTCCGACCTCGACACCGCCGACGTGCCCGACGCCTTCACCGAGGCCGCGTCACGCTACGACCGGATGGTGTCGCTGAACCCGGGCTACCACCGCCACCTGCGCTCCGCCGCGGACGCGCTGCTGGAGACCCTCGACACGCACCGGCCCCTGCGCCTGGTCGACCTGGGCTGCGGCTCCGGCGCCTCCACCCGCGCGCTGCTCGCCGTCGCCCGGCGCCTGCGGGCCACGGTGCGCGTGACCGGGGTGGACGCCTCGGCCGGGATGCTCGAGCAGGCCCGGGCGAAGCGCTGGCCCGAGGGCGTCGACTTCCGCGAGGGCCTGGCCCAGGACCTCGGGGTGCACCGGGCCGCCTGGGGCCTCGAGGCCCCGGTGGACGGCGTCCTGGCCGCGTACCTCTTCCGCAACGTCGCCGAGCGCGACGAGGCGCTGGCCGACGTCGCCGACCTCGTCGCCGACGGCGGGACGCTCGTCGTGCAGGAGTACTCGGTCGCCGGCTCGCCCGTCGCCACGGCGATCTGGACCGTGGTGTCGTGGGCCGTCGTCATCCCGCTGAGCTGGATCACCTCCCGCCAGACCCGGCTCTACCGCTACCTGTGGCGCAGCGTGCTCGAGTTCGACTCCGTGCAGACCTTCGTCGACCGGTTGTACGCGGCCGGCTTCGTCGACGTCGAGGTCCGGACGGTCCCGGGCTGGCAGCAGGGCATCCTCCACACGTTCCGCGCGCGGAAGCCTGCGTGACCTCGTCCCGCCCCTGCACCTCCTGAAGGGCCCGTTCGACCCCTGACCCGGTCCGAGGGCCTGGTCCACGCCCCCGAGCCTGTCGAAGGGCCCCGGAGTGGTCGGTGCTCCTCCGTACCGTCAGGGTGCGTGGACGCGCTTGGCGGCCCGGTGCAGGCGGGACGCAGAAGGCCCCGGAGGACCGGCACCCGGTACGGCTCGGGGCCGGCCTCTCCGAGGCCTGTCGTCAGCTCAGGGGGCGTACCCCCGGTCGGTCAGCCCTTCGCGGGCGTCTTGAGGCCCAGCGCGCGGGCGATGGTGAAGTGCAGGTCGGTCTGGTCGGTCAGGCCGACGACGTTCGCGGCCTGCGGGCCGTAGCCGGCGATGCGCACCTGGGTGCCGGTGTGCTCCTGGCTGCCACCCTCGGGCGCGGTGCCGTAGCTCAGCGTCATCGGGGCCTGGTCGGCGGTCTCCAGGGTGACGGTGAGGCCCGGCGTGCTCGTGCCGGTCTCGACGATCTGGCTCGTGTGGCCGTGGTCGGCCGTCACGAACACGCTCGTGTTGCCGTCGCGCTTGGCGAAGTCGAGGGCGACCTTGACCGCCTGGTCGAAGGCGACGGTCTCACCGATCTGGCCGCAGGCGTTCGCGGCGTGGTCCTGCTTGTCGATGCTCGCGCCCTCGACCTGGAGGAAGAAGCCCTTCTTGTTCTTCAGCAGGTCGATCGACTTCTGCGTCATCGCGGCGAGCTGCGGCTGGGTGGCCGGCAGGTCCGGGTTCGGGGTGCAGCGCACCGCGTCCTTCGTCGCGCCGTCCTTGGTCGCAGCCGGCCCGGCCCACTGCACGGGGAGGTTGCCCGAGGCGAAGAGGCCGAGGACCGGCTTCTTCTGGTCGGCCTTCTTGATCGCGGCCAGCTCGGCGTCGGTGCGCACGACCTGGTAGCCGCGCACCTGGGCCTGCTGCGCCAGCGTCAGGTCCTTGAAGCGACCGGCGGTGGCCGTCTCGGCGAAGGTCTTCTCACCGCCGCCCATGGTGATGTCGGCGCGCGTCTTCAGCAGCTGCTCGGTGATCGAGCCGGCGCCGCCGTTCTCGAGGGCGTTGGTCGGGCAGGTCTTGGTGGTGGCGACGGGGCCGTAGCAGGAGCGGGCCGTCACGTGCGCGCCCTCGACGGCGGGCGTCGCGTCCTGGATCTCGGAGGTGGTGATGTTGCCCGTCTTGAGGCCGCGCTTCTTGGCGAGCTCGAGCAGGGAGACCTGCCGCTCACCCTTCACGTCGACGGAGATGGCGCCGTTGTAGGTCTTGGTGCCGGTCGCCCAGCCGCTCCCGCTGGCCGCGGAGTCGGTGACGTAGTCGGGCCGCCCGGTCTCCTGGTCCAGCGAGAACGTCGTGTACTGCCCCGTCAGCGGGAGCCCGTCGATGCCGGGGAAGCGGCCGTCGGCGCCGAACTGGTAGTTGCGCGCCGAGGTGATCTCGGAGTCGCCCATGCCGTCGCCGATCAGCAGGATCACGTTCTTGGCCTTGCCGCCCTCGACGGCGTTGCGCACCTTCTTCGTCTGGTCGCCGTCCAGGCGGGTGGCACCGCCGTGCGTGGCGAGCTGGGCCGGCGACGTCACGGCGGGACCGGCGACGGCGACGCCGGCGGTGAAGGCGAGGCCGGTGGTGGCCAGGCCCACGACGAGCGCGCGTGCGCCCGGCCGCGGGAGGGAGAGCTTGGGCATGAGGTGCCCCTTCGTCTGGACGCTCCTGCCCCGTGCAGGAGACGCATAGCGATCTGATCCACCGGCGCAGAACGCGAGGTGAACGCCGGGTGAACCCCCGGGCCCGATCGGCGCAACACTGAGAGCGCGCTGTCACGCGCCTGTGGTGACGCTGTCGATCACCGGGACCGGCCGACCCGGCGCGGGTGATCTTGGGCAGACTCAGATCAACAGGGTTGTCCACAGCCTGAGGACGAGACGCACGTCACCGATCCGGAGACCGGCGGGGAGCGGTCAGCCCGGGAACTCGCCCCGGCTGCGGAGCTCGTAGCGCCGCTCGGCGTAGTCGCGGTCGTCCACCCAGAGCTGGCGCGCGGTGCGCTTGATCATGGGGATGAGCAGGGGGGCGGCGAGGTTGGCGATCTTGAAGCCCTTGCGGTCGCTGTACGCGATCGTCGCCTCCGTGATCATGGTCAGCGGCCGGCCCTCGGCGTCGACCCCGAGCGGGGTCGCGTGCGTCTCCACGACGCTGCCGGCGCCCTCGCCGTCGGTGATCGTCATCACGATCGTGCGCGGGTCGGGGCAGGTGAACTCCGCGCGCACCGGCACGCCGAAGGTCTTGTTGATCCGGAACGTCACGTCCACGACGAGGCACGCGGGCGTGCTGGCGGCGTCGTCGACGACGAGGTGGCTGAAGGCGTACGGGTGGAACCACGCGCCGTGCCACGGGTCGAGGCGGTTGGCGATCACGTCCTGCGGCTCGCAGACCGCCGGCTCGGAGATCACCGCGGCCACCGAGCCGTCGGCCGGCGGCCGGACCGGCAGCGTCGGCCGGTCGGTCGCGGCCTCGCCCTCGGTCGGCAGCCCGACCCAGATGAGGACGCCGTCGTCGTGGGTGCGGTACGGGCTCC from Microlunatus sagamiharensis includes the following:
- a CDS encoding class I SAM-dependent methyltransferase; translation: MTVLGSDLDTADVPDAFTEAASRYDRMVSLNPGYHRHLRSAADALLETLDTHRPLRLVDLGCGSGASTRALLAVARRLRATVRVTGVDASAGMLEQARAKRWPEGVDFREGLAQDLGVHRAAWGLEAPVDGVLAAYLFRNVAERDEALADVADLVADGGTLVVQEYSVAGSPVATAIWTVVSWAVVIPLSWITSRQTRLYRYLWRSVLEFDSVQTFVDRLYAAGFVDVEVRTVPGWQQGILHTFRARKPA
- a CDS encoding DUF5914 domain-containing protein, which produces MTIEAERAAQPTRSRRTPPSPPAVPVAGRTPPRVPLERVPQPREDKMSETWRLARPSRIGASLDLSQTQNGGGWFVAGVSADVGRTESVTRTIAGREVVFWRDEHGGLVAGPGSCPHLGALMDRCPVIDGTMYCRWHGLALTREGDRTWSPYRTHDDGVLIWVGLPTEGEAATDRPTLPVRPPADGSVAAVISEPAVCEPQDVIANRLDPWHGAWFHPYAFSHLVVDDAASTPACLVVDVTFRINKTFGVPVRAEFTCPDPRTIVMTITDGEGAGSVVETHATPLGVDAEGRPLTMITEATIAYSDRKGFKIANLAAPLLIPMIKRTARQLWVDDRDYAERRYELRSRGEFPG
- a CDS encoding MarR family winged helix-turn-helix transcriptional regulator, with translation MAAAEQRTGVEADPLALERQVCFALAVAARSVIGVYRPILERLGLTHPQYLVMLALWEDSPLSATEIGRLLQLDLPTLSPLLKRLEALGLVDRRRNPDDERSLRVTLTEQGLALREEALAVPGAVMEQLEITEEDAVALHAALVPLIGKSRAALAHRTGAERPTG
- a CDS encoding ROK family protein, with translation MAGIRMAEATGFKDGLSRGGGSGELRQSNLTAILRFLRDHGASSRHDTARGCGLGVSTMTDLVGDLRARRLVAELDPIRRPGAGRPTRPIALDGEPWCVMGVHVEVERVHVRGATVGGTDLWQETAEAVFAEHHDGAAVLADVIVAQLPNVPEGQQLVAVEIAVPGYVATDGQSVSSRALGWDGVGVGKAVRSALADAGLPDVSVGLSSDFHLAGLFAARSLLSDASSTVAAYFGGVSEVGSALVVNGEIFRGAGGGAGDLAHLHVQLDGTRCWCGRHGCLNSVIRVQELLVQAGLHDEEAAAELVVTDPDAALSLLVDAANAGDTRVVEALEKAGSALGRAVDDVVGSVNPHAVVLGGYLGRLAPFLLPALDRQLRARVHEGPYADTRILVTDEAEPPVAAGAVLAARDACLYDPLGLTTPLR
- a CDS encoding SRPBCC family protein produces the protein MSTVTSSVEVDVPVSTAYNQWTQFESFPQFMDGVESITQGTDTANHWKVKVGGVEREFDTQITEQTPDQVIAWRSTGGDTGGHSGRVVFTSLGADRTKVDVELGWEPEGIVEKAGAALGFDQRQVDKSTRDFKTFIESRGAATGEWRGDVSGGTA
- a CDS encoding class I SAM-dependent methyltransferase gives rise to the protein MGRAYDARAEEYVARFGDLADLAEVDHALVARWRGTTTGALLDAGCGPGTWGGLLRDGDRTVLGADVSTAFLDHARATQPGLLLARASLEALPLRDGAVGGVLAWYSTIHLEPARLPAALAELGRVLAPGGSLLLGYFAGPPGEPFDHAVTTAYFWSVDALSGPLAAAGLDVVEDHRRHEAGSHPLGALVARRAR
- the phoA gene encoding alkaline phosphatase yields the protein MPKLSLPRPGARALVVGLATTGLAFTAGVAVAGPAVTSPAQLATHGGATRLDGDQTKKVRNAVEGGKAKNVILLIGDGMGDSEITSARNYQFGADGRFPGIDGLPLTGQYTTFSLDQETGRPDYVTDSAASGSGWATGTKTYNGAISVDVKGERQVSLLELAKKRGLKTGNITTSEIQDATPAVEGAHVTARSCYGPVATTKTCPTNALENGGAGSITEQLLKTRADITMGGGEKTFAETATAGRFKDLTLAQQAQVRGYQVVRTDAELAAIKKADQKKPVLGLFASGNLPVQWAGPAATKDGATKDAVRCTPNPDLPATQPQLAAMTQKSIDLLKNKKGFFLQVEGASIDKQDHAANACGQIGETVAFDQAVKVALDFAKRDGNTSVFVTADHGHTSQIVETGTSTPGLTVTLETADQAPMTLSYGTAPEGGSQEHTGTQVRIAGYGPQAANVVGLTDQTDLHFTIARALGLKTPAKG